The DNA window GCTAAATAATCTTGCTTGCTTAGTATAGAATGACAAAATGTCATCAAACAACCCCTCCCTTCTCCCGCGCCACATCTTCTTCCTAAGGTACGGCACCCGTCGTTATGCGATGAGAGGAGGACAAGAAAGAGGCAGCGCAAGACAGCCGCTTGGAGCGGAGGAGGCAATTGCCGTTGTCAATGCTGCAAGCTAGTGGGGGTGTCATGCTGGagccgagggagaggggaggggagccgcgtgAGAAGGGGCATGtgggtccttttttttttttgttgagtaTGATTTCATGTAAGCGGTACGTAGCACGCAGACCATACCAACATACCATGTAGGTGCCACATCAGTGAAAACCACAATTCAATATTGACGAGAAAATTATTTTACACAATTTTAATACTTGGATGAGTAATTAtatccatcttttttttaatatggatTAGACTCGACATATAGTTGAAAGAGTCAGATTGAACATCTTCCGAGAGAGAAAAATACCGCAACCGTGTGATTTAGGGCAAGAGCCTAGCCTGGCCAAGATTATTTCTGTCCACATTCATGCACCGATGCAACATCAGCTGTTAGAATTTACGGCATCGAATCTTTTGCCAAAAACGCTTATACCATTGTTTCCGCAAGCGATTGGCTTAAGACAAGGATGGAAGACCCATCAAGGACTTATATGTTTTCACTTTTTCACCATGTATATTTGTGTTTGGCCAACATTTTTATGGAGCGTCTTGTGTCTTAATCTATTTTTGGATCCGACCCTGACTTAAAGCGATCGCTTAAgggcgtgtttagttccacgccaaaattaaaagtttgactaaagttagaagtttgaagaaaaaagttggaagtttatatatgtagaaAACTTTTGATATggtgaaaaagttggaagtttaaagaaaaagttgggaactaaaccgggCCTTAGTAGAAATAAAACTTTCCCTAGATCGTCGAAAcattgtactacctccgtcccaaaataagtgcagttttgcactattcacgttcaatgtttgaccgtctgtcttatttgaaaaatttatgaaaaaatcaaaaacatttagtcacacataaagtattattcatgttttatcatctaatagcaataaaaatactaatcatgaaagattttcaaataagacggacggtcaaacgttgaacgtgaatagtgcaaaactacacttattttgaaacggagggagtatttgtagAGGAGGTTGTCCTAAGTCCACCGTTTCTAACCGAATGCGGTCTTTGATGCGCCCACCTCCGAGCTCCGACGCACCGTACAGGTGGTGGCATCTGAAGTACCCAAGAAGAAGTGCCAAATAATACGACTAGGTGGTGATGGAGACTTGCTGAGCTCTCGTGAAACTGGCCGTTCATTACTTCATTGGACCGACCAAAGACAATCCCCCGACCGGGCGACGAGACCTTGCAACGACGCGCATACGCAGCATCCCCGGGTTGCACCTGCAGTACCGATCGATGAGGCCCGTGTCGGTGTTGGTGGCGCCTGGCGCGCGCGGCAGCATAACCGCTAGTCCGCAACGCGACGCGCGGCAGGGCCGAAACGAGGCCGGAATTCTCGCGCGTCCGCCCGAGCGAATGCATGGCCGCGGCGTATGCTGGTCATCCTCCGCCGCACGCAGGTGGGCCTTGCCGTTACTGTGCCTGAAGAGAACGTTCGGGAGCGTGAGCCGTGAGGTACTAGTAGAGGAGCTGAAAAGACGCGGGTGGTGGCCATATGACGCATTGACGCGAGACACCGGTCCGGTCGCTCTCGCCCACAGCTGTTGCGCGCCCGAATCATCGGCGCGCAAGTCGGGCCCTTTCACAGTTTCACCTTCACGCGTTCCTCTTTTTATCTCCACGAATCTAGCTCTCTcggttggcacttggcagggGGTAAATCTTCCCAAAACAAATTCGCTTATTACACTTCTGGAAGCTACACGTTCGCTACCACGTTAGTTTGTGTGCAGCAAAGGACCCCTTCATGTCAACTTTAGGGTTGCGAGCTTGTTGGCTGGAATACAGAATTACAAAGGTATCATCCGTACCAGCCACGGACGCAACCGCACCCAAGTGAAAAGGGCCGCAGCCTGCAGGAGCCGCGATGAAATCAGCTGTATGCCTGTGTGGAAATGGCAGTTGCTTATTGGCGAAGCAAAAATACTCAAAATCCTGTTCCCATCCCCGTATCCCGGATTCCCAGTCTAGACTGAAGAGGCAGAGCATTCAGTCAAACAGCCTATTGCTCGAGTGCACTCGTCGAAACGGCATTGGTTATCTTCAGACCATATGCCACAGATTATGATAGGTTGCATCCTGTCACTGCCCATACCGTCTTACCCCAATCTGGTACAGCACAAGGATAACTGAATGTACCGAAGCAATCATTCAGAGCATAGTTATCGGGAGGGACCAAAGCTAGTAGACCACTGACCAGAGTCACCCGACCAACCGCTACGAGGTCCAACCGGTGCAAGGAGGATGCATCGCCGTGTCGAGTCGACGTATAAATTCCAGagacgccgcgcgcgcgcaccacCACAGACCATCGAGGAAGCGTTAGCTTAACTAAAAAGCTCGCATTTATTCTGGGTGCTCCCCACCACCTTCTCTTCGCTCTCGCGACAGGGACTCGGAAAAAAGCATTCGCCGCTTTGCTTCGACCCAGCCAAGCCTGGGCGTTGCGTAGCGCGCTTCAagccagcagctagctagcgcgAGAGCCGTCAGTTCAGTCATGCATCAGCTCGACCGGCTTTGCTacgccgtcgtcgtgctcgtCGTGATCGGCGCGACGGTCGCCGAGGCGGCCACCGGCACGTTCATCTACGCCGGGTGCTCGCCGTCCAAGTACCAGCCGGGCACGCCGTTCGAGGGCAACCTCAACTCGCTCCTCGCCTCCATCGCCAACGCGGCGCCCAACGGCGGGTACAACAGCTTCACGGCCGGGAGCAACGGCAccggggacggcgcggcggcgtacgGGCTGTACCAGTGCCGCGGCGACCTGGGCAACGCCGACTGCGCGGCGTGCGTGCGGGACGCCGTGGGGCAGCTCAACGAGGTGTGCGCCGCCGCGTACGCGGCGTCGCTGCAGCTGGAGGGGTGCTACGTGCGCTACGACAGCAGCAACTTCGTCGGCCAGCCCGACAACGCCATGGTGTACCGCAAgtgcagcaccagcaccagcggcgacggcgacttcCTCAAGAACCGggacgccgtcctcgccgcgctccaggGCGGCCTCGCCAACGGGTACAAGGTGAGCAGCTCCGGCAACGTGCAGGGTGTGTCGCAGTGCctcggcgacctcgccgccggcgactgcACGACGTGCCTTGCGCAGGCGGTCGGCCAGCTCAAGGGCACCTGCGGCACGTCGCTGGCCGCCGACGTGTACCTCGCGCAGTGCTACGTCAGGTACTGGGCCAACGGCTTCTACTTCCGCCCGTCACAAGGTACGCCCAATAGTGCAACACGAATAAGAATTTTTCAGCCTTGCGTTTCAGAGAGCAAGAACCCGAACCAATTCTCCAGCAACCTATCCTGATCAAGTGATCAAGCTTACCATTTGCAAGTTGCCAATTGTCCTAAGCTATCTCGGTTAGATGGTGTAAGTTTAACCGTGTAAAGTACAGTATGGAGAGTCCTTAGCTGAGCAAGTTGTGACGGGAATTGATTCCGATGGGCAATGGGTAAACTTACCAAAGTTGATAGAGAGATAAGGTAGAATGGGCGTCCACTTACTGACAACCTTTTCAATTTTCATCCTATGGGCATGCATGCAACATTGGACGAAAATAAAACAGTATATGTTCAGCTGTGTCTAACATAAATCTACAtatagttaaatttatttagCCACCTATGGCTATCGATCAAATTGCTCAGCTTGCTCAGCTAAGGACGAGAGCAATCACTTGATTGAAGGCAGCCACGCTACTGACAAACCAAAAATTAGCTTGCTGGCTAGAGACTACTGCCTGTAAGCCAACAACCCCCCATAACTTACAGACTTATATCTAAGTTACAGTGTCAGTGTCATATATGCAGGAAGCTCCAACGACACAGTTCAGTCATTTTCctgcaaaagagaaaaga is part of the Oryza glaberrima chromosome 4, OglaRS2, whole genome shotgun sequence genome and encodes:
- the LOC127770543 gene encoding plasmodesmata-located protein 8-like translates to MHQLDRLCYAVVVLVVIGATVAEAATGTFIYAGCSPSKYQPGTPFEGNLNSLLASIANAAPNGGYNSFTAGSNGTGDGAAAYGLYQCRGDLGNADCAACVRDAVGQLNEVCAAAYAASLQLEGCYVRYDSSNFVGQPDNAMVYRKCSTSTSGDGDFLKNRDAVLAALQGGLANGYKVSSSGNVQGVSQCLGDLAAGDCTTCLAQAVGQLKGTCGTSLAADVYLAQCYVRYWANGFYFRPSQDYSQDDVGRTVAIIVGILAGLAILVVFISFLRKSC